One Nomascus leucogenys isolate Asia chromosome 22a, Asia_NLE_v1, whole genome shotgun sequence DNA segment encodes these proteins:
- the ANKZF1 gene encoding ankyrin repeat and zinc finger domain-containing protein 1 isoform X1, producing the protein MSPAPDAAPAPASISLFDLSADAPVLQGLSLVSHAPGEALARAPRTSYSGSGERESPERKLLQGPMDISEKLFCSTCDQTFQNHQEQREHYKLDWHRFNLKQRLKDKPLLSALDFEKQSSTGDLSSISGSEDSDSASEEDLQTLDWERATFEKFSRPQGFYPHRVLFQNAQGQFLYAYRCVLGPHQDPPEEAELLLQNLQSRGPRDCVVLMAAAGHFAGAIFQGRGVVTHKTFHRYTVRAKRGTAQGLRDARGGPSRSAGANLRRYNEATLYKDVRDLLAGPTWAKALEEAGTILLRAPRSGRSLFFGGKGAPLQRGDPRLWDIPLATRRPTFQELQRVLHKLTTLHVYEDPREAVRLHSPQTHWKTVREERKKPTEEEIRKICSDEKEALGQNEESPKQGSGSEGEDGFQVELELVELTMGTLDLRESEVLPKRRRRKRNKKEKSRDQEARAHRTLLQQPQEEEPSTQSSQAAAAPLGPLLDEAKAPGQPELWNALLAACRAGDVGVLKLQLAPSPADPRVLSLLSAPLGSGGFTLLHAAAAAGRGPVVRLLLEAGANPTVQDSRARPPYTVAADKSTRNEFRRFMEKNPDAYDYNKAQVPGPLTPEMEARQATRKREQKAARRQREEQQQRQQEQEEREREEQRRFAALSDREKRALAAERRLTAQLGAPTPPIPDSAIVNTRRCCSCGASLQGLTPFHYLDFSFCSTRCLQDHRRQAGRPSS; encoded by the exons ATGTCGCCGGCTCCAGATGCAGCCCCGGCTCCTGCGTCGATCTCCCTGTTTGACCTCAGCGCGGATGCTCCGGTCCTTCAGGGCCTGAGCCTCGTGAGCCACGCGCCTGGGGAGGCTCTGGCCCGGGCTCCGCGTACTTCTTATTCAG GCTCAGGGGAGAGAGAAAGCCCAGAAAGAAAGCTACTCCAGGGTCCTATGGATATTTCAGAGAAGTTATTTTGTTCAACCTGTGACCAGACCTTCCAGAACCACCAAGAACAG AGGGAACATTATAAGCTTGACTGGCATCGGTTTAACCTAAAGCAACGTCTCAAGGACAAGCCTCTCCTGTCTGCCCTGGACTTTGAAAAGCAGAGCTCCACAG GAGATCTTTCCAGCATCTCGGGATCAGAAGACTCAGACTCAGCCAGTGAGGAGGACTTGCAGACACTGGATTGGGAGAGGGCTACATTTGAGAAGTTTAGCCGACCCCAAGGCTTTTACCCTCATCGAGTTCTTTTCCAGAATGCTCAGGGCCAGTTTCTTTATGCCTACCGCTGTGTCCTAGGCCCTCATCAG GATCCCCCAGAAGAGGCAGAACTGCTGCTACAGAACCTGCAAAGTAGAGGTCCCAGAGACTGCGTGGTGCTCATGGCTGCAGCTGGGCACTTTGCTGGTGCTATATTTCAAGG AAGAGGAGTGGTGACACACAAAACTTTTCACCGCTATACGGTGCGGGCCAAGCGGGGCACAGCCCAGGGGCTTCGGGATGCCCGAGGTGGGCCATCACGCTCTGCTGGAGCCAACCTGAGGCGCTACAATGAAGCCACACTATATAAG GATGTTCGTGACCTGCTGGCAGGGCCAACCTGGGCTAAGGCGCTGGAGGAGGCTGGTACAATACTGTTGCGTGCTCCCCGCTCTGGCCGGTCTTTGTTCTTTGGAGGCAAGGGGGCACCCCTGCAAAGGGGGGATCCCCGACTTTGGGATATCCCCCTTGCCACCCGCAGACCCACCTTCCAAGAGCTACAGCGTGTGCTCCATAAGCTGACCACTTTGCATGTCTATG AAGACCCTCGGGAAGCAGTCAGACTGCACTCACCTCAGACACACTGGAAAACagtaagagaggagagaaagaaacctactgaggaagaaataagaaagatctGCAGTGATGAAAAGGAAGCACTTGGGCAGAATGAGGAATCTCCCAAACAGG GTTCAGGGTCGGAGGGAGAAGATGGCTTTCAGGTAGAGTTGGAGCTAGTGGAGTTGACCATGGGGACTCTGGATCTTCGTGAGTCTGAAGTATTGCCCAAgcggaggaggagaaaaaggaataagaaggAGAAAAGCCGAGACCAGGAGGCTAGGGCACATCGGACTCTTCTCCAGCAACCTCAAGAAGAGGAGCCTTCCACACAGTCATCCCAGGCAGCTGCTGCCCCCTTGGGCCCTTTGCTGGATGAGGCCAAAGCCCCTGGTCAGCCAGAGCTCTGGAATGCACTGCTTGCTGCTTGCCGAGCTGGAGATGTTGGAGTGCTGAAGCTCCAGCTAGCTCCCAGCCCTGCAGACCCTAGAGTTCTGTCTCTGCTCAGTGCCCCCTTGGGCTCCGGTGGCTTTACTCTCCTGCATGCAGCAGCTGCAGCTGGAAGAGGCCCAGTGGTTCGTCTGCTGCTGGAAGCAGGTGCCAACCCCACTGTGCA GGACTCTCGGGCCCGGCCACCTTATACTGTTGCAGCTGACAAATCAACACGTAATGAGTTCCGAAGGTTCATGGAGAAGAATCCAGATGCCTATGATTACAACAAGGCTCAG GTGCCAGGACCATTGACACCAGAAATGGAGGCACGGCAGGCTACACGGAAAAGGGAGCAGAAGGCAGCCCGGCGGCAACGGGAGGAAcagcagcagaggcagcaggagcaggaggagcgTGAACGAGAAGAGCAGCGGCGATTTGCCGCCCTCAGTGATCGAGAGAAG AGAGCTCTGGCTGCAGAGCGCCGACTCACCGCCCAGTTGGGAGCCCCTACCCCTCCAATCCCTGACTCTGCAATCGTCAATACTCG ACGCTGCTGCAGTTGTGGGGCATCCCTCCAAGGCCTCACTCCCTTTCACTACCTCGACTTCTCTTTCTGCTCCACACGTTGCCTCCAGGATCATCGCCGTCAGGCAGGGAGGCCCTCTTCCTGA
- the ANKZF1 gene encoding ankyrin repeat and zinc finger domain-containing protein 1 isoform X2, which produces MSPAPDAAPAPASISLFDLSADAPVLQGLSLVSHAPGEALARAPRTSYSGSGERESPERKLLQGPMDISEKLFCSTCDQTFQNHQEQREHYKLDWHRFNLKQRLKDKPLLSALDFEKQSSTGDLSSISGSEDSDSASEEDLQTLDWERATFEKFSRPQGFYPHRVLFQNAQGQFLYAYRCVLGPHQDPPEEAELLLQNLQSRGPRDCVVLMAAAGHFAGAIFQGRGVVTHKTFHRYTVRAKRGTAQGLRDARGGPSRSAGANLRRYNEATLYKDVRDLLAGPTWAKALEEAEDPREAVRLHSPQTHWKTVREERKKPTEEEIRKICSDEKEALGQNEESPKQGSGSEGEDGFQVELELVELTMGTLDLRESEVLPKRRRRKRNKKEKSRDQEARAHRTLLQQPQEEEPSTQSSQAAAAPLGPLLDEAKAPGQPELWNALLAACRAGDVGVLKLQLAPSPADPRVLSLLSAPLGSGGFTLLHAAAAAGRGPVVRLLLEAGANPTVQDSRARPPYTVAADKSTRNEFRRFMEKNPDAYDYNKAQVPGPLTPEMEARQATRKREQKAARRQREEQQQRQQEQEEREREEQRRFAALSDREKRALAAERRLTAQLGAPTPPIPDSAIVNTRRCCSCGASLQGLTPFHYLDFSFCSTRCLQDHRRQAGRPSS; this is translated from the exons ATGTCGCCGGCTCCAGATGCAGCCCCGGCTCCTGCGTCGATCTCCCTGTTTGACCTCAGCGCGGATGCTCCGGTCCTTCAGGGCCTGAGCCTCGTGAGCCACGCGCCTGGGGAGGCTCTGGCCCGGGCTCCGCGTACTTCTTATTCAG GCTCAGGGGAGAGAGAAAGCCCAGAAAGAAAGCTACTCCAGGGTCCTATGGATATTTCAGAGAAGTTATTTTGTTCAACCTGTGACCAGACCTTCCAGAACCACCAAGAACAG AGGGAACATTATAAGCTTGACTGGCATCGGTTTAACCTAAAGCAACGTCTCAAGGACAAGCCTCTCCTGTCTGCCCTGGACTTTGAAAAGCAGAGCTCCACAG GAGATCTTTCCAGCATCTCGGGATCAGAAGACTCAGACTCAGCCAGTGAGGAGGACTTGCAGACACTGGATTGGGAGAGGGCTACATTTGAGAAGTTTAGCCGACCCCAAGGCTTTTACCCTCATCGAGTTCTTTTCCAGAATGCTCAGGGCCAGTTTCTTTATGCCTACCGCTGTGTCCTAGGCCCTCATCAG GATCCCCCAGAAGAGGCAGAACTGCTGCTACAGAACCTGCAAAGTAGAGGTCCCAGAGACTGCGTGGTGCTCATGGCTGCAGCTGGGCACTTTGCTGGTGCTATATTTCAAGG AAGAGGAGTGGTGACACACAAAACTTTTCACCGCTATACGGTGCGGGCCAAGCGGGGCACAGCCCAGGGGCTTCGGGATGCCCGAGGTGGGCCATCACGCTCTGCTGGAGCCAACCTGAGGCGCTACAATGAAGCCACACTATATAAG GATGTTCGTGACCTGCTGGCAGGGCCAACCTGGGCTAAGGCGCTGGAGGAGGCTG AAGACCCTCGGGAAGCAGTCAGACTGCACTCACCTCAGACACACTGGAAAACagtaagagaggagagaaagaaacctactgaggaagaaataagaaagatctGCAGTGATGAAAAGGAAGCACTTGGGCAGAATGAGGAATCTCCCAAACAGG GTTCAGGGTCGGAGGGAGAAGATGGCTTTCAGGTAGAGTTGGAGCTAGTGGAGTTGACCATGGGGACTCTGGATCTTCGTGAGTCTGAAGTATTGCCCAAgcggaggaggagaaaaaggaataagaaggAGAAAAGCCGAGACCAGGAGGCTAGGGCACATCGGACTCTTCTCCAGCAACCTCAAGAAGAGGAGCCTTCCACACAGTCATCCCAGGCAGCTGCTGCCCCCTTGGGCCCTTTGCTGGATGAGGCCAAAGCCCCTGGTCAGCCAGAGCTCTGGAATGCACTGCTTGCTGCTTGCCGAGCTGGAGATGTTGGAGTGCTGAAGCTCCAGCTAGCTCCCAGCCCTGCAGACCCTAGAGTTCTGTCTCTGCTCAGTGCCCCCTTGGGCTCCGGTGGCTTTACTCTCCTGCATGCAGCAGCTGCAGCTGGAAGAGGCCCAGTGGTTCGTCTGCTGCTGGAAGCAGGTGCCAACCCCACTGTGCA GGACTCTCGGGCCCGGCCACCTTATACTGTTGCAGCTGACAAATCAACACGTAATGAGTTCCGAAGGTTCATGGAGAAGAATCCAGATGCCTATGATTACAACAAGGCTCAG GTGCCAGGACCATTGACACCAGAAATGGAGGCACGGCAGGCTACACGGAAAAGGGAGCAGAAGGCAGCCCGGCGGCAACGGGAGGAAcagcagcagaggcagcaggagcaggaggagcgTGAACGAGAAGAGCAGCGGCGATTTGCCGCCCTCAGTGATCGAGAGAAG AGAGCTCTGGCTGCAGAGCGCCGACTCACCGCCCAGTTGGGAGCCCCTACCCCTCCAATCCCTGACTCTGCAATCGTCAATACTCG ACGCTGCTGCAGTTGTGGGGCATCCCTCCAAGGCCTCACTCCCTTTCACTACCTCGACTTCTCTTTCTGCTCCACACGTTGCCTCCAGGATCATCGCCGTCAGGCAGGGAGGCCCTCTTCCTGA